In Blastopirellula sp. J2-11, a single genomic region encodes these proteins:
- a CDS encoding YHYH protein, translating into MSRKRTLYALSLLALVLVTGMAIAQFGPPLRRHLANQIRQLQLVPATEAPVGPNRVQIEVVGADRVISANGIPDHKTGQFPNRGNPHQIEEQRYVYRIPAKPAAAARITPLSMQSFGICINGVPFDPGAAEWYQGDPNGGWRYEALSGAVALGIDANHAHVQPNGAYHYHGLPSGFLKELNVRRTAHSPLIGWAADGFPIYAMYGYKDPQDAESEIVELDSSFRLKTGKRPGGNQGPGGTYDGTFLADYEYVEGKGDLDACNGRFGVTPEFPDGTYAYFLTQHWPVIPRAYRGTPSEDFVRGPRPEGNGRRGNNRGSGAAGPAGRGGFPPPRR; encoded by the coding sequence ATGTCCAGGAAACGCACGCTCTATGCGCTGTCGCTGTTGGCGCTAGTGCTCGTCACCGGCATGGCGATCGCCCAATTTGGCCCGCCGCTGCGCCGTCATTTGGCGAATCAGATACGTCAGCTGCAACTAGTGCCGGCGACCGAAGCGCCGGTTGGGCCTAATCGTGTGCAGATTGAAGTTGTCGGCGCCGATCGCGTGATTTCGGCCAACGGCATTCCCGACCACAAGACTGGTCAGTTTCCTAACCGGGGCAATCCGCACCAGATCGAAGAACAACGCTACGTCTATCGCATTCCGGCAAAGCCCGCAGCCGCCGCGCGGATCACGCCGCTGTCGATGCAAAGTTTTGGCATCTGCATCAACGGCGTCCCTTTTGATCCCGGCGCCGCCGAATGGTACCAAGGAGATCCCAACGGCGGTTGGCGGTACGAAGCCCTCTCTGGCGCCGTGGCGCTAGGAATCGACGCGAATCATGCTCATGTGCAGCCCAACGGCGCCTATCACTATCACGGACTGCCAAGCGGCTTTTTGAAAGAATTGAATGTCAGGCGCACTGCGCACTCGCCGCTAATCGGCTGGGCGGCGGATGGTTTTCCGATCTATGCGATGTATGGCTATAAAGATCCGCAAGACGCCGAGAGCGAGATTGTCGAACTCGATAGCAGCTTTCGTTTGAAAACAGGCAAACGGCCCGGCGGCAACCAAGGTCCCGGAGGAACATACGACGGTACGTTCCTCGCCGACTACGAGTATGTCGAAGGCAAAGGAGACCTGGACGCGTGCAACGGCCGCTTTGGCGTGACGCCCGAGTTTCCGGACGGGACCTACGCTTACTTCTTAACGCAACATTGGCCCGTCATCCCACGCGCCTATCGTGGTACGCCCTCCGAAGATTTTGTGCGCGGTCCCCGGCCCGAAGGAAATGGTCGCCGAGGAAACAATCGTGGGTCTGGAGCGGCAGGACCTGCGGGACGCGGCGGATTTCCTCCTCCCAGAAGGTAA
- a CDS encoding MMPL family transporter yields the protein MTFERLGQLIARRWILIIAIWILLAVCAVVAPPHWDDVTLDGDLAYLPANSPALIAERELTAAFPDRKAKSQIVIIASRRDEQPLSESQWKTIDRLASPFQNAQGIEWLHQAEAANGEERTKLLDRAEAALTEAELLDYDAAAPVWNLAMLAKLQGSDSDAQQQKAQAIALDPQLENETAATLPVDSPDWKLFDVWTRHTEVVGKMLIDPEQKAGLIVLQLTNELAATDNIRIVSQIEALLNERRAEIEAAGDEQLEIGVTGSAAIGGDMLLAAKESIASTEFYTIALVIIILLIVYRAPLLAMAPLLSIAISFCVATWLVAALTLVDQLPGFGWWDFEVFKTSKIFIVVILFGAGTDFCLFLISRYKEELAECGDPGEAVAKALQGTADAICGSALTTVVGLGMMFFADFGKFRNSGPAIALCLLVTLAVCLTFAPALLKALGRKTFWPMSVDSLQDHQHDSRANFWEWIAAAVSRRPGLLLVLTVSLLLIPAWNPIWLRITTGQAVEVSYDLLNDLPDDRPAKQGAKQLARFFPIGQANPVIVMAKTDTGDFESKEGSKAIAQLTKRLFAADPRVVKVYSSENPLGHQPGRISLLTSEVFLKNHIRTREQFLPQTSQFKGKAALFRVVVDENPFSLKAISSVGNIEKALAEYHANVSSNWQDLQFYISGTTAGVRDLRSVTKNDSQRIELLVVLGVGAVLLMILRRPVVCAYMIASVLLSYYATLGATEWFFAAMFPDSYQGLDWKAPLFLFVILIAVGQDYNIYLATRVFEEQRRLGPTAGLRKAIRHTGGIISSCGVIMAGTFVAMCFGELLAIVEIGFSLTVGILVDTFIVRTVMMPCFLTLWTRRKNAGDPSS from the coding sequence TTGACATTCGAGCGACTTGGCCAGCTGATCGCCCGCCGCTGGATCCTGATTATCGCCATTTGGATTCTCCTGGCGGTGTGCGCCGTCGTCGCTCCTCCCCATTGGGACGATGTAACGCTCGACGGTGATTTGGCCTATCTGCCTGCCAATTCTCCGGCGCTGATCGCCGAGCGTGAACTGACCGCCGCTTTTCCGGATCGCAAAGCCAAAAGCCAAATTGTGATTATCGCTTCGCGGCGCGACGAGCAACCGCTCAGCGAATCGCAATGGAAAACGATCGATCGGCTTGCTTCTCCGTTTCAAAACGCCCAGGGAATCGAGTGGCTCCATCAAGCCGAAGCTGCGAACGGTGAAGAGCGAACGAAGTTGCTCGATCGCGCTGAGGCCGCACTCACCGAGGCGGAACTCTTAGATTACGACGCCGCCGCACCCGTTTGGAATCTTGCGATGCTGGCCAAGCTGCAGGGGAGCGACTCGGATGCGCAGCAACAGAAAGCGCAAGCGATTGCACTTGACCCCCAATTAGAAAACGAAACGGCTGCGACTTTGCCGGTCGATTCTCCGGATTGGAAATTGTTTGACGTTTGGACGCGCCATACCGAAGTCGTCGGCAAGATGCTGATCGACCCCGAGCAAAAAGCGGGGCTGATCGTGTTGCAGTTGACCAATGAGTTAGCTGCAACCGACAACATTCGGATCGTCAGTCAGATCGAGGCGCTGTTGAATGAGCGCCGTGCCGAAATTGAGGCCGCCGGCGACGAGCAGCTAGAAATCGGCGTCACCGGCAGCGCCGCGATCGGCGGAGATATGTTGTTAGCGGCGAAAGAGAGTATCGCCAGCACTGAGTTTTACACGATCGCCCTGGTGATCATCATTCTGCTGATCGTCTATCGCGCTCCGCTCTTGGCGATGGCGCCGCTGTTGTCGATCGCGATTTCGTTTTGCGTAGCGACCTGGTTGGTCGCGGCGCTGACGCTGGTCGATCAATTGCCCGGCTTCGGCTGGTGGGATTTCGAGGTTTTTAAAACCTCTAAGATCTTTATCGTGGTGATCCTGTTTGGCGCCGGCACCGACTTCTGTCTCTTTCTGATCTCACGCTACAAAGAAGAGTTGGCCGAGTGCGGCGATCCCGGCGAAGCGGTCGCCAAAGCGCTGCAGGGCACGGCGGACGCGATTTGCGGCAGTGCGTTGACGACGGTCGTTGGCTTGGGAATGATGTTCTTCGCCGACTTTGGCAAGTTTCGGAATAGCGGCCCGGCGATCGCGCTTTGTTTGCTGGTGACCTTGGCCGTCTGTTTGACATTCGCGCCGGCGCTGCTGAAAGCGCTGGGACGCAAGACGTTCTGGCCGATGTCGGTCGATTCGCTGCAGGATCATCAGCACGACTCTCGCGCAAACTTTTGGGAATGGATCGCCGCCGCGGTCAGTCGGCGGCCCGGCTTGCTGTTGGTGCTGACGGTCTCGCTGCTGTTGATTCCGGCCTGGAATCCGATCTGGCTGCGCATCACCACCGGTCAGGCCGTCGAGGTTTCTTACGACTTGCTGAACGATTTGCCCGATGATCGTCCCGCCAAACAAGGCGCCAAGCAACTGGCGCGATTCTTTCCGATCGGTCAAGCGAACCCGGTCATCGTCATGGCGAAAACCGACACCGGCGACTTCGAATCGAAAGAGGGAAGCAAAGCGATCGCCCAATTGACCAAGCGTTTATTCGCCGCCGATCCGCGCGTCGTTAAAGTTTACAGCAGCGAAAACCCGCTCGGTCATCAACCGGGGCGAATCTCGTTGCTCACTTCCGAAGTCTTCTTGAAAAACCATATTCGCACTCGTGAGCAGTTTCTGCCGCAAACGTCGCAGTTTAAGGGAAAAGCGGCCCTGTTTCGCGTTGTGGTTGATGAGAACCCCTTCTCGCTGAAAGCGATTTCGTCGGTCGGAAATATCGAGAAAGCGCTTGCTGAATATCACGCGAACGTATCGAGCAATTGGCAGGATCTGCAGTTCTATATTTCCGGTACGACCGCCGGCGTGCGTGACCTGCGGAGCGTCACCAAAAACGACTCGCAGCGGATCGAATTGCTGGTCGTCCTCGGCGTGGGCGCCGTCTTGTTGATGATCCTGCGTCGACCGGTCGTCTGTGCGTACATGATTGCGTCGGTGTTGCTCAGCTATTACGCGACGCTGGGAGCGACGGAGTGGTTTTTTGCGGCGATGTTTCCGGACAGCTATCAAGGGCTCGACTGGAAGGCGCCGTTGTTTTTGTTCGTTATCCTGATCGCCGTCGGCCAAGATTACAACATCTACCTGGCGACCCGCGTCTTTGAAGAGCAGCGCCGGCTGGGCCCAACCGCCGGCTTGCGCAAAGCGATTCGTCACACCGGCGGCATCATATCGAGCTGCGGCGTCATCATGGCCGGCACCTTCGTCGCGATGTGCTTTGGCGAACTGCTGGCGATCGTCGAAATCGGCTTCTCACTGACCGTCGGCATCCTGGTTGATACGTTCATCGTCCGTACGGTGATGATGCCTTGTTTCTTGACGCTCTGGACTCGGCGGAAAAATGCCGGCGATCCATCTTCGTAA
- a CDS encoding metallophosphoesterase — protein sequence MFPINKRFYFGKFQSRFARIYAAVHYFVSDLHLFSARSNASLYEDAFNERAATGSTFVLGGDIFDFDWSTFPSAEATTNAAIEWLHRFVTAHPDCQFHYLLGNHDCLPAFVTRLDELSASLSNLAWEPFYLRIGDVLMLHGDVANRHMDAAGLIAARATKNEPRRRPAYHHQLYSLAVKARLHKAISVAINPKRLVARRILSYLESVGHGVESGITDVYFGHTHVPMRQYCYQGVLFHNGGAAMPGLKFQILEVNLS from the coding sequence TTGTTTCCAATCAACAAGCGGTTTTACTTCGGCAAATTTCAGTCGCGTTTCGCCAGGATCTACGCAGCCGTGCATTATTTCGTTTCTGACCTGCATCTTTTTTCAGCGCGCTCGAATGCGTCGCTTTATGAGGATGCGTTCAACGAGCGAGCCGCGACGGGTTCGACGTTTGTTCTCGGCGGCGACATCTTTGATTTCGATTGGTCGACCTTTCCCTCTGCCGAAGCGACGACCAATGCGGCGATCGAGTGGCTCCACCGCTTTGTCACCGCTCATCCTGATTGCCAGTTTCACTATCTGCTGGGAAATCACGACTGCCTGCCTGCGTTCGTCACTCGACTCGACGAACTCTCCGCTTCCCTCTCAAACTTAGCGTGGGAACCCTTTTATTTGCGCATCGGCGACGTCCTGATGCTGCATGGCGATGTTGCGAATCGTCACATGGACGCCGCCGGCCTGATCGCCGCCCGCGCCACGAAAAACGAGCCGCGGCGCCGCCCCGCCTATCATCACCAGCTTTATAGTTTGGCCGTCAAAGCTCGTCTGCACAAAGCGATTAGCGTTGCGATCAATCCCAAGCGTCTCGTGGCGCGGCGTATTTTGTCCTATCTTGAATCGGTCGGCCACGGCGTCGAAAGCGGAATTACGGACGTCTATTTTGGCCACACCCATGTGCCGATGCGGCAATACTGCTATCAAGGGGTTCTCTTTCACAATGGGGGCGCCGCGATGCCTGGGCTGAAATTCCAGATTTTGGAAGTGAATCTTTCGTGA
- a CDS encoding carboxypeptidase-like regulatory domain-containing protein, which produces MAYQVLLILLLGAAAGAATLYLPRLRLSPRISLRALLAVVAILSLPLAYLTHWRYYDRAQVGWLQVDSPQAKRLLGEVEIAANADTPTAAYTANYVDVRRLYQQAESTVRPSGALQVDFDNDRVVIQCENPLELQALVAEMKQTDRRSPDQFVIRGIVVDRDGLPISGAAIDLIGPWSMENFFRTRADGSFSMPVNAPEGDGYALQIRADQNHPILTTPFSLDETERERIARVRLPR; this is translated from the coding sequence ATGGCCTACCAAGTCCTCCTGATTTTGCTGCTCGGAGCAGCGGCCGGCGCCGCGACGCTCTACCTTCCCCGGCTCCGGCTCAGCCCGCGGATCTCGCTGCGCGCATTGCTGGCGGTGGTTGCAATCCTCAGCCTGCCGCTCGCCTATCTGACCCATTGGCGCTATTACGACCGAGCCCAGGTTGGCTGGCTGCAGGTCGATTCGCCCCAGGCGAAACGATTGTTGGGCGAAGTCGAAATCGCCGCCAACGCCGATACGCCCACCGCCGCCTACACCGCGAACTATGTCGACGTGCGCCGTCTGTATCAACAAGCCGAATCAACCGTTCGGCCCAGCGGCGCCTTGCAGGTCGATTTTGACAACGACCGAGTCGTCATCCAGTGCGAAAATCCGCTGGAACTGCAGGCGCTGGTCGCCGAAATGAAACAGACCGATCGCCGCAGCCCCGATCAATTTGTGATTCGAGGAATCGTCGTCGATCGGGACGGATTGCCGATCTCCGGCGCCGCGATCGACTTGATCGGCCCCTGGTCGATGGAAAATTTCTTCCGCACCCGAGCCGACGGCAGCTTTTCGATGCCCGTGAATGCTCCCGAGGGGGACGGTTATGCGCTGCAAATTCGCGCAGACCAAAATCACCCCATTCTGACGACACCCTTTTCGCTCGACGAAACGGAGCGGGAACGAATTGCCCGCGTTCGACTTCCCCGGTAG
- a CDS encoding SseB family protein → MPNRLDPTHSSPQSHQARSAKSEIPFAPTNPLENALVEANAGRLEHRDLLKIFVDSEVYEITNDAPRCEDDPCFPLSFQDPDQGRMIAVFSDPSRTASFQEQAPHVLALSGSQVFQSLPAGHGIVLNPGSEVELTIPGYGVLNIRRDFGIRRVVE, encoded by the coding sequence ATGCCCAATCGATTGGATCCTACGCACAGTTCGCCGCAATCGCACCAAGCAAGATCGGCCAAATCAGAGATCCCCTTTGCGCCAACGAATCCGCTGGAGAACGCGTTGGTCGAAGCGAATGCAGGCCGACTCGAACATCGCGACTTGCTCAAAATTTTCGTCGACTCCGAGGTGTATGAAATCACCAACGACGCACCACGGTGCGAAGACGATCCTTGTTTTCCGCTCAGTTTTCAGGACCCCGATCAGGGTCGCATGATCGCAGTATTTTCTGATCCCAGTCGGACGGCCTCCTTTCAAGAACAAGCGCCGCACGTTTTGGCGCTGTCAGGCTCGCAGGTTTTTCAATCGCTTCCTGCCGGACATGGAATCGTGCTGAATCCCGGATCCGAAGTTGAACTGACCATCCCCGGCTACGGCGTCTTAAACATCCGCCGCGACTTTGGCATCCGTCGCGTAGTGGAATAG
- a CDS encoding S41 family peptidase, with the protein MLRWTTPRSAFRFAGAFLLTLILLSLVASQAALAQVKIPDEAVLDQREITQLIADGELLEKEGRWAEALTHFEDAARAFPEVAQLKEKVDTVRRRYDVSRRYADRSFVGGMRNLPADQALSLYDDLLAKIQTNYVDSPRWSDLAYRGMLQLDAALFDRTFRQVNLKGMSEEQIADLRRQLWQSAQIDRVQNRFDVRAIALQAGQISQRISGMPATAAVLEFISGAAGSLDHYSCFLTPDQLNEVYSQIEGNFVGVGIELKTQDDALLIVRSIPGSPADKAGILDGERIVAVEGRSIDQLGSEKAADMLKGVIGSSISMTIADANDHQRDVSVTRDRIEVPSVDVVKMIDPAAGVAYLRIASFQKTTTRDLTAALWSMHRQGMQALVIDLRGNPGGLLTSSVEIADLFLDQGTIVSTRGRSAGEDFDYTAHQAGTWRMPLVVLIDANSASASEIFAGAIHDNHRGTVVGERSYGKGSVQGIFPLGVANAGLRLTTAKFYSPSGQAISNRGVTPDVIVRQVAKPVDGVTILESKADAALDAGLEAALVQLQPAQISNRAIGQR; encoded by the coding sequence ATGTTGCGATGGACTACGCCAAGATCGGCCTTCCGCTTTGCCGGCGCCTTCTTGTTAACGCTAATACTACTTTCGCTCGTCGCTTCTCAAGCGGCGCTGGCCCAAGTCAAAATTCCGGACGAAGCCGTTCTGGATCAGCGCGAAATCACGCAGCTGATCGCCGATGGCGAACTGCTGGAAAAAGAGGGACGCTGGGCCGAGGCCCTGACGCATTTTGAAGATGCGGCGCGAGCCTTTCCCGAAGTCGCTCAGCTGAAAGAGAAGGTCGACACGGTTCGTCGCCGTTATGACGTCTCCCGTCGTTACGCCGATCGCAGCTTTGTCGGCGGCATGCGCAATCTGCCGGCCGATCAGGCGTTGTCGTTGTACGACGATCTGCTCGCCAAAATTCAGACAAACTATGTCGACTCGCCCCGTTGGTCGGATTTGGCCTACCGCGGCATGTTGCAGTTGGACGCCGCACTGTTTGATCGCACTTTCCGTCAGGTCAATCTGAAGGGGATGAGCGAAGAGCAGATCGCCGATCTCCGCCGCCAACTGTGGCAGTCAGCACAGATCGATCGCGTTCAAAATCGCTTTGACGTCCGGGCCATCGCGCTGCAAGCGGGTCAGATCTCGCAACGCATCTCGGGCATGCCGGCGACCGCGGCCGTGTTGGAGTTCATCAGCGGCGCCGCTGGGTCGCTTGACCACTACTCTTGCTTTTTGACGCCGGACCAACTGAACGAAGTCTATTCGCAGATCGAAGGAAACTTTGTCGGCGTCGGCATTGAACTGAAGACGCAGGATGACGCGTTGTTGATCGTGCGCTCGATTCCCGGCAGCCCGGCTGACAAGGCCGGTATTTTGGATGGCGAACGGATCGTCGCGGTCGAAGGACGTTCGATTGACCAGTTAGGAAGCGAGAAGGCTGCCGACATGCTGAAAGGCGTAATCGGCAGTTCGATCAGCATGACGATCGCCGACGCGAATGATCATCAACGGGACGTTTCGGTGACGCGTGATCGGATTGAAGTGCCGAGCGTCGACGTGGTCAAAATGATCGATCCGGCCGCCGGCGTCGCCTATCTGCGAATCGCTAGTTTCCAGAAGACGACCACGCGGGATTTGACCGCCGCATTGTGGAGCATGCATCGTCAAGGGATGCAAGCCTTGGTGATTGACCTGCGAGGGAATCCCGGCGGTTTGCTCACTTCGTCGGTTGAAATCGCCGACTTGTTCCTGGATCAGGGAACGATCGTCTCGACGCGCGGTCGCAGCGCTGGGGAAGATTTTGACTATACCGCCCATCAGGCGGGCACCTGGCGAATGCCGCTGGTCGTGCTGATCGACGCCAACTCGGCCAGCGCCAGCGAGATCTTCGCCGGAGCGATTCACGACAACCATCGCGGCACCGTCGTCGGCGAACGTAGCTATGGAAAAGGTTCGGTCCAGGGGATCTTCCCGCTGGGGGTCGCCAACGCAGGACTTCGACTGACCACCGCCAAATTCTATTCCCCCAGCGGCCAAGCGATCAGCAATCGCGGCGTAACGCCGGATGTGATTGTTCGCCAAGTCGCCAAACCGGTCGACGGCGTTACGATCTTGGAATCGAAGGCCGATGCGGCCCTCGACGCTGGACTCGAAGCGGCCCTGGTGCAGCTGCAACCGGCGCAAATCTCGAATCGCGCGATCGGTCAGCGCTAA
- a CDS encoding zinc-ribbon domain-containing protein — MPIVATCSHCHATFEANDRLADKKIRCPKCGEVIRISSGAATPGATTFRGAPALSRNLMDDAEIPIKDPLADRAAHSLARKKFRRRLMLWSVLLTFVAIIGVGIYIAYQKVQTMKMPVAAAGGIIIPPPPLADQLHWSTFESPNDWSIQFPDVPQESSADGTTTIWLDGGPDLGRFLVEVRQESNAAWNNLTGQISVEEAKREVNSANLLSVADRRSLFATGYQVHRIRLTGDIPMQGSHSAITYKFSVDGATYTILWQGKTSEAGSQVVRHFFVSFQRKGAAPLSG; from the coding sequence ATGCCTATCGTTGCGACCTGTTCGCACTGTCACGCGACCTTTGAAGCCAACGATCGCTTGGCGGATAAAAAGATCCGCTGCCCGAAATGCGGCGAAGTCATTCGCATTTCGTCCGGAGCAGCGACGCCTGGCGCCACCACGTTCCGCGGCGCCCCCGCTCTGTCGCGCAACCTGATGGACGACGCCGAGATCCCGATCAAAGATCCGCTGGCGGACCGTGCGGCCCATTCGCTGGCGCGCAAGAAGTTTCGGCGGCGCCTGATGCTCTGGTCGGTCCTGCTAACCTTTGTCGCAATCATCGGCGTGGGCATTTACATCGCCTACCAAAAAGTGCAAACGATGAAGATGCCGGTCGCCGCCGCCGGCGGAATCATCATTCCCCCGCCTCCGCTCGCCGATCAGTTGCACTGGAGCACGTTCGAAAGTCCGAACGACTGGTCCATTCAATTTCCTGACGTTCCCCAAGAAAGCAGCGCGGATGGTACGACCACGATCTGGCTGGACGGCGGCCCCGATTTGGGACGCTTTTTGGTGGAGGTCCGCCAGGAATCCAATGCGGCGTGGAACAATCTGACCGGCCAAATCAGCGTCGAGGAAGCGAAGAGAGAAGTCAATTCGGCGAATCTATTAAGTGTTGCTGATCGACGCTCTCTGTTCGCGACCGGCTATCAGGTGCATCGCATTCGTTTGACCGGAGACATCCCCATGCAAGGTTCTCATTCGGCGATCACCTACAAGTTTTCGGTCGACGGCGCGACCTATACAATCCTCTGGCAAGGCAAAACAAGCGAGGCCGGTTCCCAAGTCGTGCGTCATTTCTTCGTCTCGTTCCAACGGAAAGGGGCTGCGCCCCTTTCTGGTTAG
- the glnA gene encoding type I glutamate--ammonia ligase has translation MTPKEVLALCREKDVKAVDFRFMDFPGLWQHTTIPVGKLVEDIFEDGLGFDGSSIRGWQAINESDMLIVPQADTAFIDPFCTLPTLVLICNIQDPITREDYSRDPRNVARKAVNYLRSTGIADRAFFGPEAEFFVFDDVRFDQNSHQGFYFLDSCEGEWNRGRDEGPNLGYKLRHKEGYFPVPPSDQMMDIRNEMMQTMIECGLDVECQHHEVATGGQCEIDLKFQEMVKMADQMLIYKYIVKNVAKKYGKTATFMPKPMFGDNGSGMHTHISFWKDDTLMAGSGYAGLSETALYMIGGILKHAPALLAFTNPTTNSYKRLVPGYEAPVNLAYSQRNRSASCRIPMYSPSPKAKRIEFRCPDPSCNPYLAFAALTMAAIDGIQNKIDPGDPLDKDIYDLPPEEMAAVPKTPGSLEDALVALADDHDFLLKGDVFTQDVVDTWIHYKKKNEADAIRLRPHPYEFCMYYDI, from the coding sequence GTGACACCGAAAGAAGTATTAGCGCTCTGTCGCGAAAAAGATGTGAAAGCGGTCGACTTCCGCTTTATGGACTTCCCCGGCCTTTGGCAGCACACGACCATTCCGGTTGGCAAGTTGGTCGAAGATATCTTTGAAGATGGGCTCGGCTTTGACGGCTCTAGCATTCGCGGTTGGCAAGCGATCAACGAAAGCGACATGCTGATTGTGCCCCAAGCCGACACCGCGTTCATCGACCCGTTTTGCACGCTGCCGACCTTGGTGTTGATCTGCAACATTCAAGATCCGATCACGCGCGAAGATTACTCGCGCGACCCGCGCAATGTCGCCCGCAAAGCGGTCAACTATCTCCGCTCGACCGGCATTGCCGACCGCGCGTTCTTTGGCCCAGAGGCCGAATTCTTCGTCTTCGACGACGTTCGCTTTGATCAAAACTCGCATCAAGGTTTTTACTTTCTCGACAGTTGCGAAGGAGAGTGGAACCGCGGTCGCGACGAAGGGCCGAACCTGGGTTACAAGCTGCGCCACAAGGAAGGTTACTTTCCGGTGCCGCCGTCCGATCAGATGATGGATATCCGCAACGAGATGATGCAGACGATGATCGAGTGCGGGCTCGACGTCGAATGTCAGCATCACGAAGTCGCCACCGGCGGCCAGTGCGAGATTGACTTGAAGTTTCAAGAGATGGTCAAAATGGCCGACCAGATGTTGATCTACAAGTACATCGTCAAGAACGTCGCCAAGAAGTATGGCAAGACGGCCACCTTCATGCCGAAGCCGATGTTCGGCGACAACGGCAGCGGCATGCACACCCATATTTCGTTTTGGAAAGACGACACGTTGATGGCCGGCAGCGGTTACGCCGGGCTGAGCGAAACGGCCCTCTACATGATCGGCGGCATTTTGAAACATGCTCCGGCTTTGCTCGCGTTCACCAACCCGACCACTAACAGCTACAAGCGCCTGGTGCCGGGCTATGAAGCGCCAGTCAACCTGGCTTACTCGCAGCGAAATCGCTCGGCTTCGTGCCGCATTCCGATGTACAGCCCCAGTCCGAAGGCGAAGCGGATTGAATTCCGCTGCCCCGATCCAAGCTGCAATCCTTACCTGGCGTTCGCCGCGCTGACCATGGCGGCGATCGATGGCATTCAAAACAAGATCGATCCCGGCGATCCGCTCGACAAAGACATCTACGATCTGCCCCCGGAAGAAATGGCCGCCGTGCCGAAGACGCCTGGCAGCTTGGAAGACGCGCTGGTCGCATTGGCCGACGATCATGACTTCCTGCTAAAGGGAGACGTCTTCACGCAAGATGTGGTCGACACATGGATCCACTACAAGAAGAAGAACGAAGCGGACGCGATTCGTCTGCGACCGCACCCGTATGAGTTTTGCATGTATTACGACATCTAG
- a CDS encoding NfeD family protein has product MPPIYFALILMVIAFALIFLEFLLPSAGILGVLAFFTMLSSIGWAYYYCGPTVGTIFLGVAVIAMPAVFGIAVKFWPHTPIGKLVLLNTPSSTKEEEAEKEHLTRLVGKLGVATCTLLPGGYADIEGESWNVISESGAIESGEKIEVVEVDGTRIVVVRAEDQSPSAPTAADQTADGNPFTQPIDSLGIDSFEDPFA; this is encoded by the coding sequence ATGCCGCCAATTTACTTTGCGCTGATCCTGATGGTGATCGCCTTCGCGCTGATTTTTTTGGAATTCCTGCTTCCCTCGGCCGGCATCTTGGGAGTGCTCGCGTTCTTCACGATGCTCAGCTCGATCGGCTGGGCCTATTACTACTGCGGGCCCACGGTGGGAACCATCTTCTTGGGCGTCGCAGTGATCGCAATGCCGGCGGTCTTTGGAATCGCGGTCAAGTTTTGGCCCCATACCCCTATCGGTAAGCTGGTGCTGCTCAATACTCCTTCCAGTACGAAGGAAGAAGAGGCCGAAAAAGAGCATTTAACCCGCCTGGTTGGCAAGCTCGGCGTCGCGACTTGCACGCTGCTGCCAGGCGGCTACGCCGACATTGAAGGGGAAAGCTGGAACGTCATCAGCGAGTCGGGCGCAATCGAATCTGGCGAGAAAATCGAAGTGGTCGAAGTCGATGGGACCCGAATTGTCGTCGTTCGAGCCGAGGACCAGTCGCCGAGCGCTCCCACCGCCGCCGACCAGACAGCCGACGGCAATCCCTTCACGCAACCGATTGACTCGCTCGGAATCGACTCGTTCGAGGATCCGTTCGCTTGA